In the genome of Terriglobales bacterium, one region contains:
- a CDS encoding protein kinase: MKYCDSCRTTYPTEFTICPRDRNALRDAAELVPGMVLRGKYEVLQKIGAGGMATVYRVRHVHLQEEVALKVVSSSLLAEPQFVDRFRTEAVITRKLRHPNAVRLDDFDTTEDGRPFIVMELVEGQSLRQLLQQKGWLAPERVAAIARQAALALDAAHRLGIIHRDVKPENILLIAQPDGSDLVKVLDFGIAKLSNGSRQDATHTQTGIILGTPQYLSPEQARASRSIQVDGRADLYALGVVLYEMLTGRVPFSAENPFDLLQHHIHTQPTPPHQASPGLIISAAMSELVLKALEKDPARRFQTGEEMAQALADPAVLISAEPCAQVFSTAALAAAAMADAPPAEPALSAPTERAVAPELALQQVEAVLQSAGTRTKSSALTRTLLMGSVTRTDTPAEPAAPASLPQPSRFGWRSRMAVAAVLAALPIAAGIAVFGGDGSTGSVYAEATETAPVSSTTSKPVSDRSMVTTTRPASEPTAWPNSRSAAARGKGKGRGPKWKNSGQRTVSSQELTNEGYLRMQRGDYAGAEAAFSEALEIDPANDSARKGLQAARTAQTVQGVARVLGR, encoded by the coding sequence ATGAAGTACTGCGATAGCTGCCGGACCACATATCCGACCGAGTTCACCATCTGTCCCAGGGACAGGAACGCCCTGCGGGATGCAGCCGAACTCGTTCCCGGCATGGTGCTGCGCGGCAAGTACGAAGTGCTGCAAAAGATCGGGGCCGGCGGCATGGCGACCGTCTACCGCGTGCGGCACGTGCACCTGCAGGAGGAAGTGGCGCTCAAAGTAGTGAGCAGCAGCCTGTTGGCGGAGCCGCAGTTCGTGGATCGCTTCCGCACCGAGGCGGTCATCACGCGCAAGCTGCGCCATCCCAACGCCGTCCGCCTGGATGATTTCGATACCACGGAAGACGGGCGTCCGTTCATCGTCATGGAGTTGGTCGAGGGACAGTCGCTGCGCCAGCTCCTGCAGCAGAAGGGATGGCTGGCGCCGGAGCGCGTTGCCGCCATCGCGCGCCAGGCCGCGCTGGCTCTGGACGCGGCCCATCGGCTGGGCATCATCCACCGGGACGTCAAGCCGGAAAACATTCTGCTCATCGCGCAGCCCGACGGCAGCGACCTGGTCAAGGTCCTCGACTTCGGCATCGCCAAGCTCAGCAACGGGTCTCGCCAGGATGCCACGCATACGCAGACCGGTATCATCCTCGGCACGCCGCAATACCTTTCGCCGGAGCAAGCCCGCGCCAGCCGCAGCATCCAGGTGGATGGGCGCGCCGACCTCTATGCGCTGGGCGTCGTGCTCTATGAAATGCTCACCGGCCGCGTGCCGTTTTCGGCCGAAAATCCGTTCGACCTGCTGCAACACCACATCCACACACAGCCCACGCCGCCGCATCAGGCCAGTCCCGGCTTGATCATTTCCGCCGCCATGTCGGAACTTGTGCTGAAGGCGCTGGAAAAGGACCCCGCGCGGCGCTTCCAGACCGGCGAGGAAATGGCGCAGGCGCTGGCGGATCCGGCCGTGCTGATCTCCGCCGAACCTTGCGCCCAGGTTTTCAGCACTGCGGCTCTGGCCGCGGCCGCCATGGCCGATGCTCCACCCGCGGAGCCGGCGCTCTCCGCGCCCACCGAGCGGGCAGTCGCTCCTGAGCTTGCGTTGCAGCAGGTGGAAGCTGTATTGCAGTCCGCGGGCACCAGGACCAAATCCTCGGCGCTCACCCGCACGCTGCTGATGGGCAGCGTCACGCGCACCGATACTCCCGCCGAGCCGGCAGCGCCCGCTTCCCTTCCGCAGCCCAGCCGTTTTGGATGGCGCTCGCGGATGGCCGTGGCGGCAGTGCTCGCGGCACTTCCCATTGCGGCGGGCATTGCTGTATTCGGTGGCGATGGTTCGACCGGCAGCGTCTACGCCGAGGCCACGGAGACGGCACCGGTGTCGAGCACAACCAGCAAGCCCGTTAGTGATCGTTCCATGGTTACGACGACGCGTCCCGCGAGTGAGCCCACTGCGTGGCCGAACTCTCGTTCGGCAGCGGCGCGCGGTAAGGGCAAGGGCAGAGGCCCCAAGTGGAAGAACAGCGGGCAGCGGACGGTCAGTTCCCAGGAATTGACCAACGAAGGTTACCTGCGTATGCAGCGTGGCGACTACGCCGGCGCCGAGGCCGCCTTCTCGGAAGCCCTGGAGATCGATCCTGCGAACGACTCCGCCCGCAAGGGCCTGCAGGCCGCCCGCACCGCTCAGACGGTCCAGGGCGTGGCGCGAGTGCTGGGCCGCTAA
- the ftsZ gene encoding cell division protein FtsZ produces the protein MSEGTGNGDIRIKFHEEARNKARLKVIGVGGGGGNAVNRMITARMEGVEFIVANTDQQALELSKAPVKIQLGVKLTNGLGAGANPEVGRKAALEDTDKIIEALEGADMVFVTTGLGGGTGTGAAPIIASLATEMGALTVAVVTKPFAFEGKRRRQQAERGLAELVECVDTVLVIPNEKLLGVAQDAGFFESFRIADDILRQGVQGISDIITIPGIINRDFADVKTIMAGMGHAVMGTATAKGERRALEAAQKAIASPLLEEGAIDGARGILINITGSSTLRLAEVNEASTIIQTAAHEDANIIFGAVQDEQMKDEVKITVIATGFKTSMPQRRESVVSQAAAALAATRMAAAYVPAAAGQRVPAAVAAGGTRREGAALDTVRESVAAVVEQDDLDVPTFIRRRGEAR, from the coding sequence ATGAGCGAAGGAACAGGGAACGGCGACATCCGCATCAAGTTCCACGAGGAAGCGCGCAACAAGGCCAGGCTCAAGGTGATCGGCGTGGGCGGCGGCGGCGGGAACGCGGTGAACCGCATGATTACCGCGCGCATGGAAGGCGTGGAGTTCATCGTGGCCAACACCGACCAGCAGGCCCTCGAGCTCTCCAAGGCTCCGGTGAAGATCCAGCTCGGCGTCAAGCTCACCAACGGCCTGGGCGCGGGCGCCAACCCCGAAGTGGGCCGCAAAGCGGCGCTCGAGGACACGGACAAGATCATCGAAGCGCTGGAAGGCGCGGACATGGTGTTCGTCACCACCGGCCTGGGCGGGGGCACCGGCACCGGCGCCGCGCCCATCATTGCGTCGCTGGCGACAGAGATGGGCGCGCTGACCGTGGCGGTGGTGACCAAGCCATTCGCCTTCGAGGGCAAGCGCCGGCGCCAGCAGGCGGAACGGGGCCTGGCGGAGTTAGTGGAGTGCGTGGACACCGTCCTGGTGATCCCCAACGAAAAACTGCTGGGCGTGGCCCAGGACGCAGGGTTCTTCGAGTCCTTCCGCATCGCCGACGACATCCTGCGGCAGGGCGTACAGGGCATCTCCGACATCATCACCATCCCGGGCATCATCAACCGCGACTTCGCCGACGTGAAGACCATCATGGCCGGTATGGGGCACGCGGTGATGGGCACGGCCACGGCCAAGGGAGAACGGCGCGCGCTGGAAGCGGCGCAGAAGGCCATCGCCTCGCCGCTGCTGGAGGAGGGAGCCATCGACGGCGCACGCGGCATCCTGATCAACATCACCGGCTCGAGCACGCTGCGGCTGGCGGAAGTGAACGAAGCTTCCACCATCATCCAGACGGCGGCGCACGAAGACGCCAACATCATCTTCGGCGCGGTCCAGGATGAGCAGATGAAGGACGAGGTCAAGATCACGGTGATCGCCACCGGGTTCAAGACCTCGATGCCCCAGCGCCGGGAGAGCGTGGTGTCGCAGGCGGCAGCGGCGCTGGCGGCCACACGCATGGCCGCAGCTTATGTGCCAGCAGCGGCAGGCCAGCGCGTGCCGGCGGCAGTCGCAGCGGGCGGGACACGCCGTGAGGGTGCGGCGCTCGACACGGTGCGGGAATCGGTGGCGGCGGTGGTGGAGCAGGACGACCTGGACGTGCCGACGTTCATCCGCAGGAGGGGAGAGGCGCGCTAG